One segment of Deltaproteobacteria bacterium CG11_big_fil_rev_8_21_14_0_20_49_13 DNA contains the following:
- a CDS encoding alanine--tRNA ligase: protein MRSSELRDKFLKYFEGNAHKRLPSSSLVPANDPTLFFTNAGMVQFKDVFLGHDKRDCKRATTSQKCMRVSGKHNDLEQVGLTPRHHTFFEMLGNFSFGDYFKKEAIAYGWEFLTKTIGIPADRLCITVYNDDDEAEKLWLKHVEKNRIFRLGEKDNFWVMGDTGPCGPCSELHFDRVPGSKVTTKDLESDRFMEIWNLVFMQFERGSDGKMKPLAKPSIDTGMGLERLAAVVEGVEGNYETDLFMPVIRKIEKITGKKYERQYGAVTSASLSTDALTHLRTDFSMRVIADHIRASA, encoded by the coding sequence ATGAGATCATCAGAGCTGAGGGATAAATTCCTTAAATATTTCGAGGGGAACGCCCATAAACGCCTCCCTTCATCATCTTTGGTGCCGGCGAACGACCCGACGCTTTTCTTTACCAACGCCGGAATGGTCCAGTTCAAGGACGTCTTCTTGGGCCACGACAAGCGTGATTGTAAACGCGCCACCACATCACAAAAGTGTATGCGCGTTTCCGGTAAACATAACGATCTCGAACAGGTGGGTTTGACCCCAAGGCATCATACTTTCTTCGAAATGCTCGGCAATTTCTCTTTCGGAGATTATTTTAAGAAAGAGGCCATAGCTTACGGCTGGGAGTTCCTCACCAAGACCATTGGCATCCCCGCCGACCGTCTTTGCATCACCGTATATAATGATGATGACGAGGCAGAAAAACTTTGGCTCAAGCATGTTGAAAAGAACCGCATCTTCCGCCTTGGCGAGAAGGATAACTTCTGGGTGATGGGCGATACCGGCCCATGCGGGCCATGTTCCGAGCTCCATTTTGACCGCGTCCCCGGTTCAAAGGTGACTACAAAGGACCTGGAATCGGACCGATTCATGGAGATATGGAACCTTGTATTTATGCAGTTTGAAAGGGGTAGCGACGGCAAGATGAAGCCGCTTGCCAAACCCTCCATCGATACCGGCATGGGGCTTGAACGCCTTGCGGCCGTGGTCGAAGGCGTGGAAGGGAACTACGAGACCGATCTCTTCATGCCGGTCATCAGAAAAATAGAGAAGATAACCGGCAAAAAATATGAAAGGCAATATGGTGCAGTCACATCCGCCAGCTTAAGCACCGACGCACTAACGCACTTACGAACTGATTTTTCCATGCGCGTCATTGCGGACCATATTCGTGCATCCGC
- the alaS gene encoding alanine--tRNA ligase produces the protein VVIDEMGGAYPELIQHRVFIEKVISHEEDRFCETLDKGLSMLDETFEALKKKKSAIVPGEVAFKLYDTYGFPKDLTVDIASEHGMTIDEKGFENKMNAQREKARAAWKGSGEEKVEGVYKELKSKGIASKFVGYEKESCEAKVLAVIPSGKNVKFVTDVTPFYGESGGQVGDAGVAVADGIGITVTNATKPLPDIIVHEGVIESGELKEGAKITLAVDSDRRADTKRNHTATHLLHKTLRETLGEHVKQAGSLVGPSRLRFDFSHFHAMTDEEISNVEADVNDAIRKNFKVNVNEMPHEEAIKKGALAFFGEKYGARVRLVEVEGFSMELCGGTHVSRSGDIGMFKILSESSVASGVRRIEAVTGAGVEAYVNDMEKGLKDIASELKIGVHEVPARVKRLNEKVRQFEKQIEKGSLNAKADIKIEEVGGVKLIMAKVECGSVPALRELADHHKQKIGSGVIILTSIINDKVSLIVTVTKDLTGAFSAGDIVKKLSAVIGGTGGGRPDMAQGGGGDVSKIDDMLLDARKIFL, from the coding sequence ACGTGGTGATAGACGAAATGGGAGGGGCGTATCCGGAACTCATCCAGCACAGGGTCTTCATTGAAAAGGTGATCTCTCACGAAGAGGATCGTTTTTGCGAAACGCTCGATAAGGGTCTTTCAATGCTTGATGAAACTTTCGAGGCGCTAAAAAAGAAGAAGAGCGCCATTGTTCCCGGCGAGGTGGCGTTCAAGCTCTATGACACCTACGGATTTCCCAAGGATCTTACGGTCGACATCGCCTCCGAACACGGAATGACGATAGATGAAAAGGGCTTTGAGAACAAGATGAACGCCCAGCGCGAAAAAGCCCGTGCGGCATGGAAGGGTTCCGGCGAAGAAAAGGTAGAAGGCGTCTACAAAGAGCTAAAATCTAAAGGCATTGCCTCTAAATTCGTGGGTTATGAGAAGGAGTCGTGCGAGGCAAAGGTTTTGGCCGTCATCCCTTCCGGAAAGAATGTAAAGTTTGTGACTGATGTAACGCCTTTTTACGGCGAATCTGGCGGACAGGTGGGAGATGCGGGCGTTGCGGTGGCGGACGGAATAGGAATAACCGTTACGAACGCAACGAAGCCGCTTCCCGATATAATAGTGCATGAAGGCGTTATCGAGTCGGGCGAGTTGAAGGAAGGCGCAAAGATAACCCTTGCGGTGGACAGTGACAGGCGGGCCGATACGAAGAGAAATCACACCGCAACGCATCTGCTCCATAAGACCCTGCGCGAGACGCTTGGCGAACATGTTAAACAGGCGGGTTCTCTTGTGGGGCCATCGCGTCTTCGTTTTGACTTCAGCCATTTTCATGCGATGACCGATGAAGAGATCAGCAACGTGGAAGCAGATGTGAACGATGCCATCAGGAAGAACTTTAAGGTGAATGTCAACGAAATGCCGCATGAAGAAGCGATAAAGAAAGGGGCTCTTGCATTTTTCGGCGAGAAATATGGAGCGAGAGTAAGGCTGGTCGAGGTAGAAGGCTTCTCGATGGAACTTTGCGGAGGCACGCACGTTTCGCGCTCCGGCGATATCGGAATGTTCAAAATACTTTCCGAGTCGAGCGTGGCATCCGGTGTTCGCAGGATCGAGGCGGTGACCGGAGCGGGAGTTGAGGCTTATGTTAATGATATGGAGAAGGGCCTAAAGGATATCGCTTCCGAGCTCAAAATAGGAGTTCACGAGGTCCCAGCGCGTGTCAAGAGGCTGAACGAAAAGGTAAGACAGTTTGAAAAGCAGATCGAGAAGGGTTCATTGAACGCCAAGGCCGATATTAAGATAGAAGAGGTAGGCGGGGTCAAGCTGATCATGGCAAAGGTCGAATGTGGGAGCGTTCCTGCGCTTCGCGAGCTCGCCGACCACCACAAACAAAAGATAGGCAGCGGCGTCATCATACTCACTTCAATTATCAACGATAAGGTATCCCTGATAGTCACTGTCACCAAGGACCTGACAGGGGCGTTCAGCGCCGGCGATATCGTCAAAAAACTTTCGGCGGTCATAGGTGGTACAGGCGGCGGTCGTCCCGACATGGCCCAGGGTGGCGGCGGGGATGTTTCAAAAATAGACGACATGCTTCTAGATGCTCGAAAGATATTTTTGTAA
- a CDS encoding peptidase: MHSKRTVVLIASITFIAGIFFAARLGWIGETKAKEYFHESAGAGTPIASAPGSFSPLVKKVAPAVVNIYTTKKVTMRAFNPFKTGPGRGQGDPFEDFFDKFFQGGPTGREGIQREQHSLGSGFVINGDGLILTNNHVIAGADEINVQFSDEKKYPAKVVGADEKTDVAIVKITTDKKLPFVQLGNSNNVEIGDWVVAVGNPFGLDHTVTAGIVSAKGRVIGAGPYDDFIQMDASINPGNSGGPLFDTAGNVVGINTAILAAGQGLGFAIPINMAKKLIPQLVEKGKITDRGWLGLQIQPMTEELAKSFGLEEGKGALVGDVIAGSPAERAGIKRGDVILKYNDKELNKSSELPGLVASTPTGATIKLEVLREGKKQIMPVTLGKQQIDDIKSGKAKDEVTEFQKADAIGLVVRPLSAEEAHSLGVKQNKGMLIARVEPASAAEGSDIRAGDVLLEINGKSTNSSAEYQKAITGVKKGSIVRLLVRRDNSTVYVAFKIQ, translated from the coding sequence ATGCATTCAAAAAGGACTGTAGTCTTAATTGCTTCAATAACGTTCATTGCCGGCATATTCTTTGCGGCAAGGCTCGGCTGGATAGGAGAGACAAAGGCCAAGGAATATTTTCACGAAAGTGCCGGCGCAGGAACGCCGATAGCTTCCGCGCCAGGCTCGTTCTCTCCGCTCGTAAAGAAGGTGGCTCCGGCAGTTGTCAATATCTACACCACCAAAAAGGTTACGATGAGGGCGTTCAATCCGTTCAAGACAGGCCCAGGAAGGGGACAGGGCGATCCCTTTGAGGATTTCTTCGATAAATTCTTTCAGGGAGGACCTACCGGCAGGGAAGGGATACAGAGAGAACAACACAGTCTCGGTAGCGGATTCGTCATCAACGGCGATGGGCTTATTCTGACCAACAACCATGTCATAGCTGGTGCCGATGAGATAAACGTTCAGTTCTCCGACGAAAAGAAATATCCGGCGAAGGTCGTTGGCGCCGATGAAAAGACCGATGTCGCCATTGTCAAGATAACGACCGACAAAAAGCTTCCGTTCGTTCAGCTAGGCAATTCGAACAATGTCGAGATAGGCGACTGGGTAGTTGCGGTGGGAAACCCTTTTGGCCTTGATCATACGGTAACGGCGGGTATCGTTAGCGCAAAGGGGCGCGTGATAGGTGCAGGCCCTTACGATGATTTTATTCAAATGGACGCCTCTATCAATCCCGGCAACTCCGGCGGACCTCTTTTTGATACCGCGGGAAATGTGGTAGGTATCAACACCGCGATACTGGCGGCAGGGCAGGGACTTGGTTTTGCCATTCCCATCAATATGGCAAAGAAGCTCATCCCCCAGCTCGTTGAAAAGGGAAAGATAACCGATCGCGGCTGGCTTGGCCTTCAGATACAGCCGATGACAGAAGAACTTGCAAAATCGTTCGGGCTTGAAGAAGGAAAGGGCGCGCTTGTGGGTGACGTCATAGCGGGTTCTCCGGCCGAACGTGCCGGAATAAAGAGGGGAGACGTTATCCTTAAATATAATGATAAGGAGCTCAACAAGTCTTCAGAACTTCCAGGCCTCGTTGCCTCAACTCCTACCGGAGCTACCATTAAACTTGAGGTCCTTCGAGAAGGTAAGAAGCAGATCATGCCCGTTACGCTGGGGAAACAGCAGATAGATGATATAAAGAGCGGCAAGGCAAAGGACGAGGTGACCGAATTTCAAAAGGCCGATGCGATAGGACTTGTTGTGAGGCCTTTAAGCGCCGAAGAAGCTCATTCGTTGGGAGTCAAACAGAATAAGGGGATGCTTATTGCCAGGGTAGAGCCGGCTTCTGCGGCCGAAGGTTCGGATATCAGGGCCGGAGACGTCCTTCTTGAGATAAACGGCAAGTCCACAAATTCAAGCGCAGAATATCAGAAAGCAATTACCGGTGTTAAGAAGGGTTCGATAGTGAGGCTTCTTGTCAGAAGAGATAACTCAACGGTCTACGTGGCGTTCAAGATCCAGTAG
- the clpB gene encoding ATP-dependent chaperone ClpB, whose product MKYDRLTLKAQEAIQDMQGVAGKYRQQALEPEHLLYVLITQPEGIVPSILQKLGINISSLTAQLEKALEKLPSVTGGALGQVYLSNNLNKVFDQAFKEAEGLKDEYVSTEHFFLALLNTKGIAAGDLLKAAGVKRDDVLKVLQEIRGPHRVTDQNPEQKYQALKKYTRDLTDLARQGKLDPVIGRDDEIRRVIQVLSRRTKNNPVLIGEPGVGKTAIAEGLAQRITKGDVPETLKNKRLLALDLGAMIAGTKYRGEFEDRLKALLKEIQDSGGEVVLFIDELHTLVGAGGAEGAMDASNMLKPALARGELRCVGATTLDEYHKRIEKDKALERRFQQVYVGEPSVEDTIAILRGLKERYEVHHGVRIQDGAIVAAATLSHRYIQDRFLPDKAIDLIDEAASKLRIEIDSMPTEIDEIERRIMQLQIEKEALKKESDAASKERLKKVEKEIANNQADSKELKAHWQLEKDGISQIRKTKKEMEDSKIEQERAEREGDLNRAAELKYGTMLTLQKRLEEENNKLTDIQKNQKMLTEEVTAEDVADVVSKWTGIPVSKMMEGEVEKLVHMEDKLRQHVVGQDDALQKVANAVRRSRSGLQDPNRPIGSFIFLGPTGVGKTETARALAEFLFDDEKAMVRIDMSEYMEKHAVSRLIGAPPGYVGYEEGGQLTESVRRRPYSVVLFDEIEKAHQDVFNVLLQVLDDGRLTDGQGRTVDFRNAVIIMTSNIGSQYFSEAGNRKQEAGLNEQIIGALRAHFRPEFLNRVDDIVIFHSLGEAQIEKIVDIQLKHLQRLLAERKMTLELTDSAKKFIAKDGYDPAYGARPLKRSIQKNIQDPLSMKILEGAFKDGDHVKVDEKNGDLEFK is encoded by the coding sequence ATGAAATACGATAGATTAACCCTTAAGGCACAGGAAGCTATCCAGGATATGCAGGGCGTTGCAGGCAAATACCGCCAGCAGGCGCTTGAACCCGAACACCTGTTATATGTCCTAATCACCCAGCCGGAGGGGATAGTCCCTTCCATACTTCAAAAGCTCGGTATAAATATTTCATCCCTAACCGCCCAACTTGAAAAGGCGCTTGAAAAACTACCTTCTGTGACAGGTGGAGCTCTGGGTCAGGTATATCTTTCTAATAATCTAAACAAAGTTTTCGATCAGGCGTTCAAAGAGGCCGAGGGTTTGAAAGATGAATATGTATCTACAGAACATTTCTTTTTGGCGCTCTTAAATACAAAAGGAATCGCCGCCGGAGATCTTTTAAAGGCCGCGGGTGTAAAAAGGGACGATGTGCTCAAGGTCCTACAAGAGATACGCGGGCCGCATCGTGTGACCGACCAGAATCCGGAGCAGAAATATCAAGCGCTGAAAAAATATACGCGCGACCTCACGGATCTCGCGCGTCAGGGGAAGCTGGACCCGGTTATCGGGCGCGACGATGAGATAAGGCGCGTGATACAGGTGCTTTCGCGCCGCACAAAGAACAATCCCGTGCTGATAGGCGAGCCTGGTGTCGGAAAGACCGCAATTGCAGAAGGTCTTGCACAGCGTATCACAAAGGGGGATGTTCCGGAGACGTTAAAGAACAAGCGCCTGCTTGCCCTGGATCTTGGAGCGATGATAGCCGGGACAAAATACAGAGGTGAATTTGAGGACAGATTAAAAGCGCTCCTGAAGGAGATACAGGATTCTGGGGGAGAAGTCGTTCTCTTCATAGATGAACTTCACACACTTGTAGGCGCCGGTGGGGCCGAAGGGGCTATGGACGCCTCGAATATGTTAAAACCGGCCCTTGCGCGCGGCGAGCTTCGCTGTGTCGGGGCCACGACGCTTGATGAATACCACAAGCGTATCGAGAAAGATAAGGCCCTTGAGCGCCGCTTCCAGCAGGTCTATGTCGGCGAGCCTTCAGTTGAAGATACAATAGCAATTTTACGCGGGCTTAAGGAACGCTATGAAGTCCATCACGGCGTTCGTATTCAGGATGGTGCGATAGTCGCGGCGGCTACGCTTTCACACCGTTATATTCAGGACCGGTTCCTGCCGGACAAGGCGATAGATCTTATAGACGAGGCGGCCTCCAAACTTCGCATCGAGATAGACAGCATGCCGACCGAGATAGACGAGATAGAACGCCGCATCATGCAGCTTCAGATAGAAAAAGAGGCGCTCAAGAAAGAATCGGACGCCGCAAGCAAGGAGAGACTGAAAAAAGTAGAGAAGGAGATAGCCAATAATCAGGCCGATTCCAAGGAGCTCAAGGCTCACTGGCAGCTGGAAAAGGACGGCATCTCTCAAATTCGAAAGACCAAAAAGGAGATGGAGGACTCAAAGATAGAACAGGAGCGTGCCGAGCGCGAAGGGGACTTGAACCGTGCCGCCGAGCTGAAATACGGCACGATGTTAACACTTCAAAAACGTCTTGAAGAAGAGAATAACAAGCTGACCGATATTCAAAAGAACCAGAAGATGTTGACCGAAGAGGTGACGGCGGAAGACGTTGCTGACGTCGTTTCCAAATGGACAGGCATACCTGTCTCCAAGATGATGGAAGGTGAGGTTGAGAAGCTCGTCCACATGGAAGATAAGCTGCGCCAGCACGTGGTGGGACAGGATGACGCGCTTCAAAAGGTTGCGAATGCGGTAAGACGTTCGCGTTCGGGCCTTCAGGACCCAAACCGGCCCATCGGTTCGTTCATATTTTTAGGTCCAACGGGCGTCGGAAAGACCGAGACCGCAAGAGCGCTTGCCGAATTCCTCTTCGATGATGAAAAGGCGATGGTAAGGATAGACATGAGCGAATATATGGAGAAGCATGCCGTCTCCCGTCTTATCGGCGCTCCTCCGGGATATGTCGGCTACGAAGAGGGCGGGCAGCTGACCGAATCGGTTCGAAGGCGCCCCTACTCCGTTGTCCTTTTTGACGAGATAGAAAAGGCTCATCAGGATGTCTTTAACGTGTTGCTGCAGGTCTTAGATGATGGCAGACTGACCGATGGGCAGGGGAGGACGGTCGATTTCAGGAACGCGGTCATTATTATGACGAGCAATATCGGGTCGCAATACTTCTCCGAAGCAGGAAACAGGAAGCAGGAAGCAGGACTGAATGAACAGATCATAGGCGCGCTTAGGGCTCATTTTCGGCCCGAGTTCTTGAACCGTGTCGATGACATCGTGATATTCCATTCGCTTGGCGAGGCGCAGATAGAGAAGATAGTCGATATTCAGCTGAAGCATCTGCAAAGGCTCCTTGCGGAGAGAAAGATGACCCTAGAGCTCACCGATTCGGCCAAGAAGTTCATCGCCAAGGACGGATACGATCCTGCATACGGCGCGAGGCCCTTAAAACGTTCGATACAAAAGAATATTCAAGATCCGCTTTCAATGAAGATCTTAGAGGGCGCGTTTAAAGACGGCGATCATGTCAAGGTGGATGAAAAGAATGGCGACCTTGAGTTCAAGTAG
- a CDS encoding cell filamentation protein Fic, with translation MMTLKQFISKQETIPAGTAWYLSDLGEARGKQELFTKQSPQKLKVLREHAMIESAVSSNRIEGIVADQKRIATIVFGRSLLKDRSEEEIRGYRDALNKIHGQSDKLPISEATIKTLHSLARGEIWDSGKYKEKDGDIIEKYPDGRSRIRFKTVEVAKTPVCMNELIRLYAECIKEKTVQPLVAMSAFNLDFLCIHPFRDGNGRVSRLLLLLQCYQLGFEVGRYISLERLIEENKERYYETLEQSSQSWHEGKHDPWPYVNFVLYILKTAYREFEERVGRAKTPKGGKTELIEAAIYNMDGKFTLLELERACPGVSRDMIRKVFSDLQKKGQIECLGKGPNASWRKKK, from the coding sequence ATGATGACTTTAAAACAATTTATTTCAAAACAGGAAACTATTCCGGCGGGTACTGCCTGGTATCTGTCTGACCTAGGCGAAGCTAGGGGCAAACAGGAACTGTTCACGAAACAATCGCCTCAAAAATTAAAGGTTTTGCGTGAGCATGCCATGATCGAGAGCGCGGTTTCATCGAACCGCATTGAAGGGATCGTAGCGGATCAAAAGCGCATAGCAACGATCGTTTTTGGCAGATCTTTGTTAAAGGATCGAAGTGAGGAAGAGATTAGAGGTTACAGAGATGCCCTGAACAAGATACACGGCCAAAGCGATAAGCTGCCTATATCCGAAGCTACGATCAAAACATTGCACAGTCTGGCTCGCGGTGAAATATGGGATTCCGGTAAGTACAAAGAGAAAGATGGAGATATAATAGAAAAGTACCCTGACGGCCGTTCTCGTATTCGTTTTAAAACCGTCGAAGTGGCGAAGACCCCAGTCTGTATGAATGAATTGATAAGGCTGTACGCGGAATGTATCAAAGAAAAAACGGTCCAACCTTTGGTTGCCATGTCGGCGTTTAATCTAGATTTTTTGTGCATACACCCGTTTCGCGATGGCAATGGCAGGGTGTCTCGCTTGTTACTTTTGCTACAGTGTTATCAACTAGGATTTGAAGTGGGTAGATACATTAGCTTGGAGCGCCTTATAGAGGAGAATAAAGAGCGCTACTACGAAACTTTGGAGCAGAGCTCTCAAAGTTGGCACGAAGGCAAACATGATCCGTGGCCATATGTGAATTTCGTTCTTTATATTCTAAAAACTGCCTATCGTGAATTTGAAGAAAGAGTTGGAAGGGCGAAGACTCCGAAGGGTGGAAAAACGGAATTGATAGAAGCAGCGATATATAACATGGATGGGAAATTTACATTATTAGAACTCGAACGTGCTTGCCCGGGCGTGAGCCGTGATATGATCCGCAAAGTTTTCAGTGACCTTCAAAAGAAAGGCCAGATAGAATGTTTAGGAAAGGGCCCAAACGCCTCCTGGCGAAAAAAGAAGTAA